TCCTTCCTGGAGATTTGTCCTCCCCACAGCCTATCATCTCAGAACTGCAGTGTCACGCTCAGCTTGCAACTGTGCCCGCCCCCATGGTATAAGGACCTATAGTGACCCTACTGTCTTTACTCTCCCAACCTATTTTGTTAAGTCTTCACAAGTAATTACAAATCCACCACTCTTTTTTCTTACATACACCCCATCCGTGTTCTTCAGGAAATCCCAGCACAGGTACCGCAGAACGGACACATGGCAGCCGAGGTGACCATGGAGGGATAGATCTATGCAGGTGATTTTTTTTGGTTATATCAACCTGGTCGGGAGCTGCGAGATAATGGTGAAAATAAAGTGGTACACTGCAAATTCAGGATCGTAGTAAGGACTAGAGAAAAATTTTCCATACCAAGGGTCATGACCCCATTTCGGGTTTTGAAAATAGGTTTGAGAGAAACAGAAGTATACATTTTTCCATATTAACCGTGCAAGCATCTGCTTTCCACAAAATGCCGTTATTCTTCTGTTTTCCTCAAAACAATTCTCCACTTTATAGGTTAAAGCAACATTCCATTCTTCATAAATAATATGCAACTTTAGATCCTGTTAAAACAAAGGGGAACAAACTAAGCAATGAATCCGACTGGGAAAGGAGGAGGgtcattaatgttttttgtacATAGACGATTATATACAATTGCTGCTCAATCTTCCACGATGCATTGCAAACTTCAGATTTCAGTATTTAAGGCTACATATTCTAAAGCCCGCATTTACACACAAGTCTGAATTTTTGCATGAGGTATAAATTGCCACTGACATTCTGTTAACGTTTCTGTCTCTCGACAGATTTCCTCAGTCTGTGTGAAGGACTGAAGAAAGAGTCACGGGGGAGTCGACCAGCAAATCTTCCCTTTAATCTTTTAGGGCTTAAAGGGACTGCTATAATATGTTAGACATCTAACACAGTGCCTTTCTTGCTCGGGGTTACAAAATAATCAAACTGTTTTAAAATCTAGGCAAGTCAATACGCATTTGGTTTTGACAGTTTGGAATCAAATGATGGCTGCTTTCCTAGATCTTTGTGTCCCAGTGCACGCATTTAGATTGACTGTAAATGGCATACATCGGTGGTATGCTGTAAAACTGATGAATGTGGCATTGGATTGTCTTCATTTGTGGACCATGTTTGTATGGAAGAGGGATATTTCCTATTTTAGTCTGATTTGACATGTTGGGTTCTTTTGTCAATGGACATTATTAGATTTTACCTAGGTCGCCTCGTCCTTCTGCTTACCCCCAATGTGGTTACCTTAGTTTTGTCACAGGATTGTATGACACGGCTCGATATTCTTTACTGTAGTGTCAATGTGTCTGCAGTCCAGTTGGCAAATGTCCTGCACAATGTGAAACTGTGGGATGTTTTTCAGGTCCTCTGACCAGATGCCCACAACATTTAATTTACAACTCTGTCAAATCTGCTTATACCTAGATTCGAGTAGGTGGCTTGTAGATcttttagttgtttttatttttccaattctgttttctttagaaACAATGTTGTACATCTGCATTTTGTGTTTCACTGTTTTGTGCTCTGGAAGAGACCATGAGATGTTGACATGTAATTAATGAGCTAAGTTGGAATTCATTCATCATTTGGAATAAAAGGTAATACTCACCGTGATTCAGCTGGCTTGTTTGACTGGTTTCCCAGTCGCTCCTGATGAAAGGCATCACTATAACATGATGATGCCACTGCCATGGTTTGCCTTAGGGATGTTCTCACAGAGATGAGCAGTGTTGGCTTTCTACCGCgcagtttttattttaggtcCAACGGTCATCTGATCAGAGACCCTTTAGCCATGGCTTCGCTGTGACCTCCACATGCCTTAGGATGTTACAGATCTTTAGCAACAGGTTTTTCCAACTTCAAGCATTCCTGTGAAATAGCTGAAATATGGCCAGTTTCGCCCCTCCTGGCTGTGAAACTCCACAGCTCATTCAGTTACCAGGTGCCTCTTGGTGGCGTCTGTGGTCACCACCAACCTCCTTGCATGGTCACACGGTTTCAGTAGACGGCCTGACAGGCTGAATCATGGTTGTGTCATTCTTTGAGAACCAACTTTGATGGATCTAAGTAACAGTTTGTCCCTACAAGTGTAGTCACCTTGTGTCTTTGTGGAAGGTGCTTCCACACGGGTGGAACTCCTGGTCCCAATCAAGTTAAGGAGTATTTTTGCTACCAAGGCTAAAAGATCTCAGTGATTGAGCTACTATGGCTGAATGTTTGCGCAGGTTTAGCAGGATTTTCAGTGACAAAGACAGCTTTATTGAAGTTTCATGGTCATCTCAGTAAACTGGGACATATTGCCAAATAAAAAGTTTCATTGTGAAAATGCAATGCCAAACTGAAATGTTAATATTATGTTTCTGTAACCTAAATCATTTCACTTGAGCTCAGGAGGATATCAAAATCTACATATTAACATGCATTAAAACACTTTGGAAGGAAAACGACTTAAGTAAATACAGGTAGTCTTTTATACAAATCAGGAAACAAATTTGCAATTCAGTCCATGAAACATTAAAGTGGCTGTTCTGGCAGCTCATGGTGaagaccccccctccccaatcAATATTACATAGGCAAGGTCAAATTATTagataaaacacttttattgcATAGTTGACAGGAAAGAGAAAGCAGTTACACCAAAAAGATCAACATTGATGAAAACATCTTTATGAAAGACATCATTCAGGTGACATTCGCAGACACACTTGCAATCACATGCTGACAAACGAACCCTTTACGGCTTCATATAAAAGGCACTTTAAGGGGCCGTCTCTCTTAACAGTGGAGCGGCAGTTGGTGACAAACAACATAAATGAAAGACAGAAAGCAAATTAAGAAAACGCAGTAGCACTTGAAACCTCAGGGAAGGGATTTCATTTGAGTTGGAGCAGAATGTTTTGCACAGGACACTTGATATAGCCATTATCCATGACAGAGATGACCACACTGGTAATAATGACCGCTAGCTCCTGAATTCCACTCAGGACAGTGGAATCCAGGCTATTGGTTCCCTCAGGACCACCGATAATCTAACAGAACCAAAGAAAAAGGTCACCTGCCCCTTTTAAGAGACCGAGTGCATCAATTAATAGCTGTACCACGTAATTTATCATGGCATCTACAGACAGATTGCTGGAGTGTGGTTAGCTGATCCATTCAAATACCTATTCAGACACAGTAAGATCGTGACAGGCTTCTGCAAAGCTTCCGTGGATGGAGCCCAACCTCCCCCTATCACCTGCCCAAAGCCTATAGAAATTCCTTGTTCCCATCACATTATCATTAAATATATTACTTTCATAACCGATTCTTTTCATAACGTTGAAGAGAATTTCCGATAAAATTTTTATGAATATGGAACGACCCTCCCCCTGCCCCCATCTAATAAAGCCCCACACACTTCAACCCCCAACCCCCTCGTGCCCCCTCTCCACGACACTGGCCTGACCTCACTCTTAGGGGGGGATTAGTCAGAGTCTTCGTCGTCAAGGTACTCATCAGCGTTGCTGTGTATACGTGTAACATCTGTAAAAGAAGAAACAGGAATGAATAGTTTAGGCCTGTTAGACTGCTGGATGTTCAATTATCATGATTCCTGACTGCCAAAGGCAAACTACATTCCACAGTGGACTGAACCATACAGTTAATTTTTGGTTCCTCGCGCTGACATCTAACATTCTTAGTCGTTTTACTAAAATGCCCAGCAAGTTCAATCTACGAAGGATTACTATGAATAATAAGTTCTTGAAGAAATGCATCAACGCTTATCATGAACAGTCAATTAACTTCATTGACTGTGTGACAATGAGCATTGGTTTCTTAGACAAAGGTTAAACCTGGTCCTGGACTAAAAAGCAATAAAGATTCGCCATTGAAGTGCTTTTCTGTCTTGGGATTAAGACTTGTATCTGTGTCCGGTACACCCAGCCAAATGGACATAACGCTGCCCCCTTCTGGCCTAAATGACTCACTGCCTCCTTGTTTCCTCTTGATGAGAGAGGCACACTGAGCATTGGTGGCCATATCCAGAGCCAGCTTCTTCTCATTGTTCTTAATATCAATCCTGGCATCTGGTGGGAGAAAAGTAACAGATAAACACAAAGAAAGTTTATAACACACCTCATACCAGGGTTTTGGTcaatattttgttaaacaaacaaCTAATATAATGTTTTGTAAAGTGAGAAAAGTGTGCGCAATAATTAAAACGTTTCCAAATGATTACATTTCCAGAGTAAAACCAACCCCGAAATATTACCAGTATAATTACGTTTGAGGTGGGGGCATCCCTGGCCTCAGACCACAACTCACATACCGTGCAAACCACAAGCCAATGCCTTCTTCACCATAATAATGATTTGGGCAGAAGGCAAACTAAGCGGTAACTTGCTACTCTTCAAAAGTTAAAATAACTGATGTGCCAACAGGGTTATGTACCAACAGGGAAACCTACTCTTATATTAAATCAAGCAATTTAGCAAACATAGTATGGGCACTGTATTAGTAGGGGTAATAAATCTCTATATGTCAAACGTCTTTTACGCCGAATCACCTTTAAATCACTAAATGCATTTATTGATACTTTATTGTACTCTGAGTAATAATGCAGCTGATCGACAATATTTAATGATGTGAGACCTTTGTGCTTGACAAACAAAATGGGTGTTACCGCTTCCTTAACCACGGCCAGAACTAATCACTGCCACAGTAGTTCTTAGTAACCCGAAATGTATGCTAACACACTGTGTAGTTTTCATCCATTACAGCATTGCAGATGGTAAATTATTTGGTGGATGTTTCCGGATTTGTAAATTCGATTTTGCTTGTGCTTGTTGAGTGTGATGTATTCTAATACTGGCTGAATAAATACGCGAGCAGAGAGCGGCTTGGATAGCAGATAGGGCTGTAGTTAACAGGAGAATGCGCTCTCTTCCTAGCGCATAGGCTCCCGATTGGGCGAGCAATGTGACAAAAAGGGGAACATCCTTGCAATTTTCCCATTGTCAACATTCCCAGAACCACTGACTCTCCTTAATGTGCACAAGTTGGTGGCTCTGTGAATTCACCACAACCTTGACTTAAACTCATAGATGGGACATGAAACTGGTAAAAAGGTCAAAtgctttatgttattgtactcaCCCTTATTAAGTAACATGTCCACAATGTCGGAGTAGCCCTTCCAGGCAGCAGCATGCAATGCCGTGTCCCCCAGTTTATTCTGCCGTAAGAACAAAACAGACCACCCCCATATCTATCACACATAGCCATTATCCCAAAGACAGATTACACCTAGACATGGACTAACagatttttaatctttatagcAATGGTAGCCAACTTCAGTCCTGAAAGGCCAAAACATCAGGATATTTCTGCCTGCTAGTTATTTGTCCAAATCCAACCCagattaaaatgaaatgaaGTGTTTCGGTCTTCCGGGACCAGAATTGCCTAAATACTCCAGTTTCATGTATCTATGAGAGGCAAACAGCCCAGTCAGGCATTAAAACATAGTATCAATCACAGTTGCTTGAGAGAGCCATTTACAAATGGTAGTGTTTTTCTTACCTGTTGGTTCAACTCAACATTGGACTGGCCCAGCAAGACCTCCACCACATCtgtcacaaaaacaacaacgcCATCATGCAGCGCACCACTGACATGTCTCTGCAGTGTGTGCCATGTGGAACAGTGTGTCGAACAGCGTGTGGCACAAACCTGCCAGATTGTTCCACCAGACTGTGTGGGATGAATAGATTGGTTACCTTTGTGTCCTCCGTGGCATCCCCAGTAGAGGGCAGTATTCCCAGCTTTGTCCAGTCCATTGATTCCCACTTTGTTCTCCAGACACTCCCGCAGCCAACTCAGATTCCCTGTGTCAAACAACCATCAAAAAGCACACATACAAAAAGACAATGTCTCCCAATGTCTGATTCATACATGTTACAGAAAGCGTAGATTATACTATATGAAGAACAATGCATGATATTTAGTTTATTGTTGGCACAGTATCTGCTAATGGGGAAGAGTGACAGACGCTGCAGCACTCTGGGCCCTCACCTCGTTTAGCTGCCTCATGCATAGGGTTGTCAATGGACTCTGCCTGCTCTGCCACTGTGGGTCAGAAAACAGAGGCACCGTGTTcatatgaaaatgtcagtaaggAGATGGAGCTATTAAAAGTTGCCTACAAGGCCTACAGGAATTTATTGCCACCATGATTAAACGggccatacatttttcaatccAAACACAAGTCAATGGACTCACGGCTTAAGGAACAAAAACCTGTACCTGTATTCTGATGCAACTGTCCTGGTTTACTGTTCTAATTCCCATGTCACATTATCACATGGAGTTTGATGTTTGGTTTACGCACCGTAATTGCTTGGGATGAGGCCGGTCCTTCCCCTGCAGGTCCCCTTCCACCAATTGCTGTCACTCTAAggatgacagacaggcagtgagaGCGAATGGCAATGAACAATTCTCGTATTCAGTATCTCTGAGGTGAGAGAAACAACAGAAagccagaaaaaaacaaattggaTTGAGAAAAGATAACAGGGAGCAATTGGAGGTAgaataaaatagtaaaataaaacaacacaaagtgCAAAACAGAAACAGGTAAATAAAATTAGGGAGTAAATGAGAAAAAGTGGACagggaaataaaacaaaaggtaTAACTCACCGTATCAGAGATATACAAAATATCACCCTCTTCAAAGTAGAGTTCATcaggctaaaaaaaaaaaacatttcatttcatttagaaTGTTAGGTGGTGGAGGGACTAGACCAAACTTTTAGAAAGAAACACTCACCGTTCGTGGGTCAAAGGTGAACATTGCTCGGAACACCTTCACCTGGCCTATTagagaacagagagggagacatggcATGAGTTAACAGTGGGACTGTGCAGTGGAGgctagggctgcacaatatatcgtttcagcatcgacatgtacgcatccgcaatagtgACATCGCAGAATGTgcaatttagtaaggtaaacatatcagcttacaatatttagtttttcaagtggaaaactagaattatatctgtctgaaaaAGTAAGATAGACAGTTAATAATAATTATCATTTTAAACACGGAGTTCgttgctgcacgtggttgacatgcaggctctgcttgcacgtgacgaaatgatgagcgaggaacaggcaaaaaagactgAAATGGAAAATTTGGTTGcagaaagaaatgcatcgtATGGAAATATTTACACAACACGAACAATTTGATCGTTTAatgcggcaccacaaatcttcgtatgacaaGTGCAAAGcgtctcaatgccgtccaaagcaaaaacaccatacaagaaaggttccaaatggcagagaaaaaatgtaaatcacagattcaataacatttcacgttgCCAAAGAcatggcacaattaacagttaccaaaaatgtttttcaaaatatgatcagtttgcttgacaagcggtatgtaatgccatcacgcaactatttttctcaagttgccatcccagagctgtacgagaaaggcaagacaagttgaaacagagctgtcacaagtggaatattatacagcaacaacagacttgtggtccagccggacaacggagccctacataagtctgaccgtacacttatTAATGAAGACTTCCCCCTGAAAAGTCGcggtttgcaaactgcattttccccagaggatcatacaaaagagaacattgcaacagggatgagagaagctttagctgattggggcctagatgagagtcgtttagtctgtataacaacagacaatgccgcaaacatggtgaaggctgcacctgaacaagtggaccagattgcagtgctttggccacagactgcatcttgcagttgataaatgatgcccaattgctcattctattttactattgttgctattgctatactattactgttacatattacctagcaaccggttctgaaaaataacaattttcataaattttaattgtagaggatggggctggggaagaatagAAGATACAAACTGTCAtattgatagccaaagctcttttctcttttcgcaatatatattgcagaaaatcaagtcagttatttccaatatcgtgcaaccctagtgCAGACAATTGAACAGTCACGCACACGCAAATACACAGTTGGTTTAAGAGCACAAAAATCATACCGGACAATGATATTGCACACACTATTGAAGTGTTCAGATGTTCACAGACATTTAGCCCCCATTCACACTCCAAACAGGAAAACAGACCAGAGGCCACAAACCACATGGTTTCAAGCAGACCTCACTTttcatgtttgtcttttttcttcACTGTATGTAGCACGTCTCATTGATCACGGTGTTGAACTAGTTTGTCTATGAATCTGAAGGGTGTCGCAAGACATACTTTACTGCCCTGGTAGAATCCCAGTCGTGGAATGTAAACAGAGTGGTGTTAGAAAGCTACACAAAACCATGTTTGTAAACCAGGGTTGGGTTCACTTGGCCCAAAAGAAAGGCGTGTGAGTCACAAGGAGACGGTACCTATAGGACTACTTGCTCAATTAGAAACACTAAGGTGGTTGGCTTAGTGAGGTCCAGGGGTCTGGGCCCATGTAATTCTGCAAGTATATGTTTCAATACCGCCCACAGCTTtctgaacaaaatcataaaacgcAAAGGcatttgggaaaaatacattaaaacgttttttttttttaaactacacAGAAATGTATCCTTCCTGGGACTCAGTTGGTGACTGGAATGTAAATAGCGGTATGCAAGCCTTGAGAAATGTGTTCTCTCTACCGACACCACTGAGCCATATTACCACACAGAATTCCAGTGAGATGCTGCCTTTGAGTTGACAGAAACTGCACTGCTCAgctttgttcagtgtagtttgaCAGGCTCCACCCTGCTGCTGTACAGAATGTCGGGTCTGTCTGAGTCCCAGCTACTACTCTACTCAAGATGTGTAGAGACGTTTCTAAATACCTAGAGAACTAGGTAGTAGTTGAGCCACCAGATAAGGTGAGTGGCTATGTTCTGGGGCAGGCACAGACTTGTGAGACTgcggggacagacagacacacaaaactaGGACTAAATGAGGACTCAGTCATGTAACGATCAAAGAAAACCTGTGAATACTGATTCCACCATGTAAGCAGAACACTCCAGCAGACAGAACAATAACCACATGCACTATGTAGTCAACGCTTGCCTAATTTAACACAACAGGTAAAGTTCAACCAAAACATTCCATAGTGCACACGTTTCTGGACGCCTTTTGGATGAAATTATAACCTTAGCTCTGATATATTAACAATTGcctgcatgtatgtatgtatggaaaGACAACTGTTTGCATCTAGCTAATAATAACGCACAATAATAGCTTGATACAGTTAACTAGTAAATATCGCCTATGAATGGGACAGTTACAGCTACTAGCTACTGTTAAAATGGGGAAGTCGTGTGAATGATATCCGAGTTTTGGGAGGTACTGTATCTAGTTACCTTACTACtattcattttatgttttcatgcCGTGTGTATTAGTCTTAAATCAGTCCAGCATCACGGAGTTATAGTACACTATGGCGGCCACATTTTTAGATACAGAATGAACCTTAAAAAGAACCACGACTGGAAGACAGTGATGTCAATTTCATCAAGTAAAAAGTTAGCTAGATACTGTGCTGTAACTGTTCGTGGCATACAAGCTAATGTTTGCCGCCTCGCTAAATAAACTACGTGTGTAGCGTGTACAGAAGGTTTCATTTGCTTAATGATGGGGCGGGAGAGGAAGTTCAgattagctggctagctaataCATAGCTAACATTACCAAGCAAGTTAACTTTTGCTCGCTAATTATCACCTAGTTAATTAAATGGTTAACGTTACCTGGTTTAGCTGGCTTGGGAGGCGGTTTGGACATCTTCAGACTTTCAAAACAGTAACTCAACAACACCTTATCTTATGCCGAAAACGCTGATTAACCTACTGTCCAAAAATAAAATAGGAACTTTCTCACTTCCAATGAGGAAGTACTGACATTGCGCAATGCGCATGCTCACTGAGATTAAGCATTGGTAGGGATAAAAGCCGCGTTCACGTACGATTTAATTTATCAGTAGCTCTAAAATCCCAGTTGGAAATTGTATTCACTGACCTACCAAATCCAATGTTGCCAAATTAACTTTTGGTCAATGCCTTAGCGTGGTACACGCATGCAGCAGGCACACCTTTGAAGACATACAGTCAGGCCTGATGCCCCTACAATATCAATTACATGGAGctattgattattttttttctagccCTTCATGTTTTCTGGTGCTCCATGTTGGGGACCAATagcaggttggtggtggtgtatgTTAGCAGGCTTGGTGGGATGCAATCCATTTAAATGTTGACAGTGGTGGGCTAATTGGGGGTTTGGTGCAATCGTTTCTTAACCTAGGAGAGGATATCCGGGGGGCCTTTTCCTCTCTAGAAAAGACGGTTCACCCCTCGGTGGTAGAGCAGATCAGGCAGAGGCTATGCAGGGCCTGTATTGATCTCTTTGCCTCACCGGAATACAAGCACTGTCCACTGTTCAAGTGAATGGGAGATGCAAGCAGTGGCCACAGGCTCTCAGTTATGCATTCCCAGCAATTGATCCTATACTGCCCACGTTGGATAGAGTTTGCTCAGGGAGTCTGTCCCTTCTTCTGGCTCCTCGCTGCCCCAAGAAGCCAGTTTCCAGAGAGTGTCTGTCTGCTCAACGGTTTTCCGTAGCCTCTGCCAGTCCGGTGGGCACTGGTGTAGCTATCAGGGGTGCAGGGCCCGCGGTGGGTGGGGGGCCTGTTCTTGGCCTCTATaataaatttttatttttattttatgctgtgttgCTCCAAGTGGTTGTCTTAGTCAGACGTCGATTTTGAGGTTGATATATGCCAGGGTCGGCCTCTCATGCGTATATACGTAAAATGGAGGGGgaggtgatgggggggggggggtgtaaggaGAGCTCACACCACGGCCCGGCATAATTTTGCTATGGTATATGTTGTCTCAAGCCAGTGGTTGGATTGTGTCCCCATGACCTCAGGATTTGGTCCTATAGGTTTGGCCCATTTGACTTTCCCTCTCGGGCCACAGCTTGTTCTTGGGCAAGGCTTTGGTGCTATTATGTTTCTCTGACGTATCTCTTTAAGACTCTTGGCCACTGGGATGATAATGGTCTCCTTGAAGAAAATGGGAACTCCAGCCTGTGGTGGGGACAATTTGAAGATTCTGTCTGTAAAGACACCTGGCACCTTAATTGGCCCATAGTAAAGATGCAACCAAGGATGCCATCTGAGCTCACAGCATTGTAAATGTTCAATATTGTAAGTGTCCTTCCTTTCAGCCTCAGAAAGCGAAAGCACCTGGTAATCGGGATCAACAAGGGTTTTTCTGATTGGTTCAGTATTGTCAGCCTCAAAGCAAGCATAGAATATGATGATCTCATCCCATAGGGAGGCTTCAATAGGCCTCATGCAGCTCAATTTGACTTTGTGGTCTATGATGGCATGTAGTCCTTGAAGAATACAGTCCACTTCACCTGTCCACCGTTTAACAGTCCCAAATGTTGGCGGTAGCCCTCTCTTCAGCTGTTGCATGTAGGCAGGGAGGAACAAGGATACATGGTCTGTAGTTTGGTGCTAGTCTGGCCATATGGTTTATGTTAGCGAGTGCAATCAAAAACTTTTAAAGTTTCAGATCGAACCTTAATGGTTGGACGTTTTAACTTAAATAGT
This portion of the Esox lucius isolate fEsoLuc1 chromosome 13, fEsoLuc1.pri, whole genome shotgun sequence genome encodes:
- the ostf1 gene encoding osteoclast-stimulating factor 1, which codes for MSKPPPKPAKPGQVKVFRAMFTFDPRTPDELYFEEGDILYISDTSDSNWWKGTCRGRTGLIPSNYVAEQAESIDNPMHEAAKRGNLSWLRECLENKVGINGLDKAGNTALYWGCHGGHKDVVEVLLGQSNVELNQQNKLGDTALHAAAWKGYSDIVDMLLNKDARIDIKNNEKKLALDMATNAQCASLIKRKQGGNVTRIHSNADEYLDDEDSD